A stretch of the Onychomys torridus chromosome 23, mOncTor1.1, whole genome shotgun sequence genome encodes the following:
- the LOC118573034 gene encoding C-X-C chemokine receptor type 1-like, translated as MAKAEYFFWTTPDNMTWDDFEKKFGNISGMPPTGDYFSPCMRVPITNRQALVVFYVLVSLLSLLGNLLVMIVILYRRRSCSVTDVYVLNLAIADFLFSLTLPFWAVSKWKGWIFGTPLCKIVSLVKEVNFFSGILLLACISVDRYLAIVHATRTLTRRRHLVKSLCLGIWGLSLILSLPFAIFRQAYTPYSSATICYEVLGEVTTNFRIMLRGLSHTFGFLLPLLVMVFCYGFTLRMLFKARTGRKHRAVRVIFIVVLVFLLCWLPYNLVLLSDTLLGAGWIEDTCQRRSDIDQALSVTEILALSHSGLNPVIYAFVGQNFRHALLKILANCGLVRKEFMTHRHAAFHTPLTVC; from the coding sequence ATGGCCAAAGCTGAATATTTCTTCTGGACTACTCCTGACAATATGACGTGGGATGACTTTGAGAAAAAATTTGGAAATATCAGCGGGATGCCACCCACTGGAGATTATTTCAGCCCTTGTATGAGAGTTCCAATAACCAACAGGCAGGCTTTAGTTGTCTTTTATGTGCTGGTGTCCCTGTTGAGCTTGCTGGGAAACTTGCTGGTGATGATAGTCATCTTGTACAGGCGAAGGAGCTGCTCTGTTACCGACGTCTACGTGCTGAACCTCGCCATAGCCGACTTTCTCTTCTCGTTGACCCTGCCCTTCTGGGCTGTCTCCAAATGGAAAGGCTGGATTTTTGGCACTCCCCTGTGCAAGATAGTCTCACTCGTGAAGGAAGTCAACTTCTTCAGTGGTATCCTGCTACTGGCCTGCATCAGTGTGGACCGATACCTGGCCATCGTCCACGCGACACGCACGCTGACCCGAAGGCGCCACTTGGTTAAGTCCCTCTGTCTAGGCATCTGGGGTCTGTCTTTGATTCTGTCCCTGCCCTTTGCCATTTTCCGCCAGGCATACACACCCTACAGTTCCGCGACAATCTGCTACGAGGTCCTGGGCGAAGTCACTACAAATTTTCGGATCATGTTGCGAGGCCTGTCCCACACATTCGGCTTCCTCCTGCCACTGCTGGTCATGGTGTTCTGCTACGGGTTCACACTGCGCATGCTTTTTAAGGCCCGCACGGGGCGGAAGCATCGGGCTGTGCGGGTCATCTTCATTGTTGTGTTGGTCTTCCTGCTCTGCTGGCTGCCCTACAACCTGGTCCTGCTCTCAGACACTCTCTTAGGAGCCGGCTGGATTGAGGACACCTGCCAGCGCCGCAGTGACATTGACCAGGCCCTGTCTGTCACCGAGATCCTGGCCCTTTCTCACAGTGGCCTCAACCCCGTCATCTATGCCTTCGTTGGCCAAAATTTTCGCCACGCGCTCCTCAAGATCCTTGCTAACTGTGGCCTGGTTCGCAAGGAGTTTATGACACATCGTCATGCTGCCTTTCACACACCTCTCACTGTCTGTTAA